The Nostoc cf. commune SO-36 genomic sequence CCGTTTAGCGATGGTGCAACGGGCGATCGCCGCATTGGTGGGATCAGTATTGATATTACAGAATCTATAGAAGCACAGCGATCGCTCACTGAGCTAAATCGGCAGCTAGCAGAAAAAGCACTGGAATTAGAGCAAAAAAAACAGGAACTTATATATCTGTCAGATATGGCGGATATGCTTTATTCTTGCGAGTCTGAAGATGAGGTGTATCAAGTAGTTGCTTTAACCTGTTCCAAGCTGTTTCCTAATATGAGTGGTTGTCTCTGTATAATTTCTAATTCCAAGAATTATGTTCAGATGAATAGTTATTGGGGAGATGGAAAAACCACTAAAGAAATATTTTCACAATCTGAGTGTTGGGCATTGCGGAGAGATAAACTCAACCTTTTATCGCCTCGTAACTCAGGACTGGTATGCAACCACTTAATACACCCTGTTAGTGGCGCACATTTGTGTATTCCCTTGTTTGGAGAAGGCGAAATAGTGGGAATTTTATACATCTATTCGCTTGAAGAAATCAGTCCAGAAGAACAACAAATTGCTGAGATTGTTGCTAGAACATTAGGCTTTACACTGAATAATATATCAATAAAACAACGTCTAACCTATGATAGTTTGCGGGATGGGATGACCCAACTATTCAATCAAAGCTATATGGAAACTATAACAGAACAAAGGCTGGCCGAAGCTGACCGTTCGGGAGAATCTGTTAGTATTATTTTTCTTGATATCGATAACTTCAAATCTTACAACTCGCGCTATGGGCATGTAACTGCCAACATTGTTATTAAGGGATTAGCAAAGCTGCTGTTAACATCTATTCGCTCCTTTGACATTGCTTGCAGATGGGGTGGTGAAGAATTTGTGATTTTGATGCCTAATATAACACTGGAAAATCTCAGGAAGCGAGTAGAAGAAATAAGGTTAGATGTTGAAAAAATGCAATTGAGAGACGGCGATCAGATCCTCGAAGGCATCACCGCTTCTTTTGGAATAGCTGTATCAGAACCAGGGATTACAGTTAAAAATTTGTTGAATCGGGCAAATCAAGCGATGCTTGAAGCAAAGCGAACAGGAAAGAATCGGGTTAGGGAGTATGTAAATACCTGTAATTAATTCTTTTTTCAAATTGGTATGATTTCTGAATTATATTTTGATAATTTCTCTTAAGTAAATGGGCGTAAATAAATATAATATGTTCTGTCATTGCGAGTAAAGCGAAGCAATCCCAGAGACTTTGCGATTGCTTCGCTTCTCTACGAGACGCTTCGC encodes the following:
- a CDS encoding sensor domain-containing diguanylate cyclase, which gives rise to MQPLHWNCIIAHGITAFSYFGIPIIIGVFFTKTRATIPSKFRLAFFLSGGFILFCGFHHLLAVFEPHSAVSLLHLAVLDLTALISLSALLYLMPTAYQILEAIAISQQNTRELQRSQQMQRLFLDKGPFGAYIKDEQSRVLYYNQELQSRFLVDAEKWLGKRDSEFLPDPEEGRRVMENDQIVLKTLQPLKLIEEVKIPGNDQPCYWLSFKFPFSDGATGDRRIGGISIDITESIEAQRSLTELNRQLAEKALELEQKKQELIYLSDMADMLYSCESEDEVYQVVALTCSKLFPNMSGCLCIISNSKNYVQMNSYWGDGKTTKEIFSQSECWALRRDKLNLLSPRNSGLVCNHLIHPVSGAHLCIPLFGEGEIVGILYIYSLEEISPEEQQIAEIVARTLGFTLNNISIKQRLTYDSLRDGMTQLFNQSYMETITEQRLAEADRSGESVSIIFLDIDNFKSYNSRYGHVTANIVIKGLAKLLLTSIRSFDIACRWGGEEFVILMPNITLENLRKRVEEIRLDVEKMQLRDGDQILEGITASFGIAVSEPGITVKNLLNRANQAMLEAKRTGKNRVREYVNTCN